From one Caldithrix abyssi DSM 13497 genomic stretch:
- a CDS encoding T9SS type A sorting domain-containing protein: MKKSVLFLGITLILLIRVHAQNSGLFPHATWLQDVHWAGTIYAGIGAPVMIDVQAHAGEHGELTFYLKNDAEKAKPLIDEIHAQGQKYWLNLDASRLEGITGQEIVNDGQGITDTLFGAHVSLEGYVSDIKKSINRPAWRNYVIACIKRAIEAGADGSQHDGAWPPFDSFDEDDLEAFKQYVIDNGINAYDWDYNNETFAEYLLRKGKTDDNVFDNENDPVEVQELVDDWKSFKAVHTLESWQMVRDSCQAFAQSLGQNYTLAINAASDFGTRNGHVYLAGDYYIGEFFGWGNYYPLTGSVTARAKMAEAFGKRFICWSSPTLEDIDDGDPNTGYGIEIESEAEKILAAQLYASGGLPQLKYPANRTYPVFYLAQNNSDLLNSVFPFGETAVLMSQAQMIQDNRGLQGLVVVLQDINRSLEIKWLKSNLLYLQDDFSINDIQGYKVVFLPEVFYLTDNQKNVLLDYMDAGGTIVAVRGNVEYCGQYNEHGDENTVPAWTSIADQSNSGIFAYGNGRYINIAHNINEPNGYPPYLYGLAYLNYKADPDMDYLAAAIRDTIQKWMDEAIPIREVYSASPLSYVRFFRYQDSTQHHYLYQVLSDSVNLDTRKPVPVEAFTVELAVSANSYGRLFKTTWYSIDNPEGVEIGNDLVVDQNTGRVSVTIPAFFRWGFVHLDGSESVAQTLKIGNLAINGSMEFRRLKSKSDVTGTWEVLSGTPDQFEVEVWTNIRNVGAPVISNQTTGKAVESSALKKEEFDKKYLEGAIRLLTAQISAANTEYAIDGSALHDSVVYLYRVRAIQNTDTSAWIHRFFYRNAPPGAPHESQIFTAIQNLWYYTDNGSSPPDTSYHPIIAFNKAPNYGGDYELDSLMYGFYVYTDSLGSKQGDTLSTLYLIGKQFKHKLAWNQSMPDARGDIQDTVEFSLEPYENFGIYFRAIASDGIDSSAFSPWFWFYLDNHNDPPNPFHLIEPTDYSNLETEVPFKWTNNGDPDPFNKENLTISRVEILFDSLPTFSSPGLKVYTMDRSGDEFENDTIVVNLPSNFFNAEGLNAYPIVYWKARMYDYDWHSADGSNRLFKDSEETFTFFISGSSQNLTTPQLKSPVNHAQFLPLFVKLEWQPVNGAEFYILQVAKDAYFNTKIVDDPNVKKTDFMVGKLEAKTTYFWRVKARNTSGQSNWSPVWQFTTLAPPDPVVLIFPGNNTTVLTDTVHFSWFSAKPFVERYGFEYSTDQAFSNPFVDTTVVDTVYSLTGFSSGQTYYWRVRAFNQAGWGNYSAVRTFKVDLTAIEQNIIPEAYELSQNFPNPFNPSTHIAFSLPERASVKIELFNAKGQKVKTIYEGEKAAGEYQIEVELSGLPSGVYFYKMSSKRYTRSRKMILLK; this comes from the coding sequence ATGAAAAAGAGTGTACTTTTTTTAGGGATTACTCTTATTCTTCTGATAAGAGTGCACGCTCAAAATAGCGGCTTATTTCCACATGCCACCTGGCTGCAAGATGTGCATTGGGCTGGGACGATTTATGCAGGCATTGGCGCGCCGGTGATGATTGATGTGCAGGCGCATGCCGGAGAGCACGGAGAGCTGACCTTTTATTTAAAAAATGACGCGGAAAAAGCAAAACCGCTTATTGATGAAATCCATGCTCAAGGACAAAAATACTGGCTTAATCTTGATGCTTCCCGTTTAGAAGGTATTACCGGGCAGGAAATTGTCAATGATGGGCAGGGCATTACCGATACCCTGTTTGGCGCCCATGTGTCTCTGGAAGGTTACGTTTCTGATATTAAGAAAAGTATTAATCGGCCTGCCTGGCGTAATTATGTTATTGCCTGTATTAAAAGAGCTATCGAGGCAGGCGCCGATGGCTCACAGCACGACGGCGCCTGGCCGCCTTTCGATTCTTTTGATGAAGATGATCTGGAAGCCTTTAAACAATACGTGATTGACAATGGGATTAACGCTTATGACTGGGATTACAACAACGAGACTTTTGCAGAATATTTACTGCGCAAAGGGAAAACCGATGACAATGTTTTTGATAATGAAAACGATCCCGTTGAAGTTCAGGAATTGGTGGATGACTGGAAAAGCTTTAAAGCGGTTCACACATTAGAATCCTGGCAAATGGTGCGAGACAGTTGCCAGGCTTTTGCTCAATCATTGGGGCAAAATTACACTCTGGCCATCAATGCCGCTTCGGATTTTGGCACAAGAAACGGTCATGTTTATTTGGCAGGCGATTATTACATCGGCGAGTTTTTTGGCTGGGGAAATTATTATCCTTTAACCGGCAGCGTAACGGCCCGCGCTAAAATGGCTGAGGCCTTTGGCAAGCGTTTTATCTGTTGGTCCAGTCCTACTCTGGAAGACATTGACGATGGCGATCCCAATACGGGCTATGGCATCGAAATTGAAAGTGAAGCCGAAAAGATATTAGCCGCTCAACTTTACGCCAGCGGCGGGCTTCCTCAATTAAAATACCCGGCTAACCGCACCTATCCAGTTTTTTATCTGGCACAAAACAATAGCGATCTTTTGAATTCTGTTTTTCCCTTTGGCGAAACGGCTGTGCTCATGTCTCAGGCCCAGATGATTCAGGATAATCGCGGACTTCAGGGGCTGGTCGTTGTTCTGCAGGATATCAACCGCAGCCTTGAAATAAAGTGGCTAAAATCAAACCTGCTCTATTTACAGGACGATTTTTCTATAAACGATATTCAGGGATACAAAGTGGTATTTTTACCCGAAGTTTTTTACCTGACCGATAATCAAAAAAATGTTTTATTAGATTATATGGATGCCGGCGGAACCATTGTTGCCGTTAGAGGCAATGTGGAATACTGCGGACAGTACAATGAACATGGCGATGAAAATACGGTACCCGCCTGGACGTCCATTGCTGATCAATCGAATTCAGGAATATTTGCGTACGGAAATGGGCGCTACATTAATATTGCGCATAACATCAATGAGCCGAATGGTTATCCTCCTTATTTGTACGGCCTGGCCTATTTAAACTACAAGGCGGACCCGGATATGGATTATTTGGCGGCGGCCATTCGCGATACCATTCAAAAATGGATGGACGAAGCAATACCCATACGTGAAGTTTACAGCGCCTCGCCTCTCTCTTATGTGCGCTTTTTTAGATATCAGGACAGTACGCAGCACCATTACCTGTACCAGGTTTTGTCCGATTCGGTGAATCTGGATACGCGTAAACCTGTTCCAGTAGAGGCGTTCACTGTAGAACTGGCCGTTTCTGCCAATTCTTACGGGCGGTTGTTTAAAACCACATGGTATTCCATTGACAATCCGGAAGGAGTTGAGATCGGAAACGATCTGGTTGTAGATCAGAATACGGGCCGTGTTAGCGTAACGATTCCCGCATTTTTTAGATGGGGCTTTGTGCATCTGGACGGATCGGAAAGCGTTGCTCAAACCCTTAAAATTGGCAATCTGGCCATTAATGGATCGATGGAGTTCAGAAGGCTTAAAAGTAAATCTGATGTAACCGGAACCTGGGAGGTGTTGTCCGGAACGCCCGATCAATTTGAAGTTGAAGTTTGGACCAATATAAGGAATGTGGGAGCGCCGGTGATTAGTAATCAGACGACCGGTAAGGCTGTAGAAAGTTCTGCTTTAAAAAAGGAAGAATTTGACAAAAAATATCTGGAAGGCGCGATTCGTTTGTTAACGGCGCAGATCAGCGCGGCTAATACCGAATACGCCATTGACGGCAGCGCACTCCATGATAGCGTTGTTTATCTTTATCGGGTGCGCGCTATCCAAAATACGGATACATCGGCATGGATCCACCGCTTCTTTTACAGAAATGCGCCTCCGGGGGCGCCCCATGAATCTCAAATTTTTACGGCTATTCAAAACTTATGGTACTACACCGATAATGGCTCTTCACCGCCAGATACCAGTTATCATCCCATCATTGCCTTTAATAAGGCTCCTAATTATGGCGGCGACTACGAATTGGATTCTCTTATGTACGGCTTTTACGTTTACACCGATAGCCTGGGAAGTAAACAGGGCGACACCCTTTCGACGTTGTATTTAATCGGTAAACAATTCAAGCACAAACTGGCCTGGAATCAATCCATGCCCGACGCCCGAGGCGATATTCAGGATACGGTAGAATTTTCATTAGAACCTTACGAAAATTTCGGCATTTATTTTAGAGCCATTGCCTCCGACGGGATTGACAGCAGCGCATTCAGCCCCTGGTTCTGGTTTTATCTGGATAACCACAACGACCCGCCCAATCCTTTTCATCTGATTGAACCGACCGATTATAGCAATCTTGAAACAGAAGTGCCCTTTAAATGGACTAACAATGGCGATCCCGATCCCTTTAACAAAGAGAACTTAACCATTAGCCGGGTCGAAATTTTGTTTGATTCTTTACCAACCTTTAGTTCACCCGGGCTTAAAGTTTACACCATGGATCGTAGCGGAGATGAATTTGAAAATGACACTATTGTGGTAAATTTACCATCGAACTTTTTTAATGCCGAAGGCCTGAACGCTTACCCGATTGTTTATTGGAAAGCCAGAATGTACGATTACGACTGGCATTCAGCCGATGGCTCAAATCGCTTGTTTAAGGATAGTGAAGAAACCTTTACCTTTTTTATTAGCGGTTCCTCGCAGAATTTAACCACACCGCAGTTAAAGTCGCCGGTCAATCATGCACAGTTTTTACCTCTTTTTGTGAAATTAGAATGGCAACCGGTTAATGGAGCAGAGTTTTACATTTTACAGGTAGCCAAAGATGCCTACTTTAATACAAAAATTGTGGATGACCCGAACGTCAAAAAGACCGATTTTATGGTAGGTAAATTGGAAGCAAAAACGACCTACTTCTGGCGTGTAAAAGCCCGAAATACCAGTGGGCAGAGTAATTGGTCGCCGGTATGGCAATTTACAACGCTGGCGCCGCCTGATCCTGTGGTTTTAATTTTCCCCGGGAACAACACGACTGTTCTTACAGATACCGTTCATTTTTCGTGGTTTTCGGCTAAACCGTTTGTTGAACGCTATGGTTTTGAATATTCCACAGATCAAGCGTTTAGCAATCCCTTTGTTGATACGACTGTGGTAGATACCGTTTACAGTTTGACGGGGTTTAGCTCCGGGCAGACCTACTACTGGCGTGTACGGGCCTTTAATCAGGCTGGCTGGGGCAATTACAGCGCGGTGCGCACTTTTAAAGTTGATTTAACCGCCATTGAACAAAATATCATTCCGGAAGCGTATGAACTGTCACAAAACTTTCCAAATCCGTTCAATCCATCCACCCATATTGCGTTTTCATTGCCGGAAAGGGCCAGTGTGAAAATTGAATTGTTTAACGCAAAAGGACAAAAAGTGAAAACCATTTACGAAGGAGAAAAAGCGGCGGGGGAATATCAGATTGAAGTTGAACTTTCAGGCTTGCCCAGCGGTGTTTATTTTTACAAAATGAGCTCGAAAAGATACACCCGTTCACGCAAAATGATATTGTTAAAGTGA
- a CDS encoding electron transfer flavoprotein subunit beta/FixA family protein, with product MSYKIVVLVKQVPDTANISGEVMKPDGTVNRAMLPAIFNPEDKVALELALQVKDRHGAQVVAMTMGPPKASEVLRECLYMGADEAILISDRKFAGADTLATSYVLSAALQKIGDYDLVFAGRQAIDGDTAQVGPQTAEKLGIPQITYTEEIVNLSKKQITVKRKIDGGQEVVEGKLPLLLTVVKDAAIPRPFKARRVMAYKNARTLMELEKLVEGNSLLSIDTLQDEYQSKGLFIKTWTMDDLNVEPERCGLHGSPTKVHKVESVVLASNEHIKIEPTKEGIGLLIDKLLEDHVLG from the coding sequence ATGAGTTACAAGATTGTCGTTTTAGTCAAACAGGTCCCGGATACGGCTAATATCTCCGGAGAAGTGATGAAGCCTGATGGTACCGTTAATCGCGCCATGTTGCCGGCTATTTTTAATCCAGAAGATAAAGTCGCTCTGGAGCTGGCCTTGCAGGTTAAGGATCGTCACGGCGCGCAGGTGGTCGCCATGACCATGGGGCCGCCCAAGGCATCGGAAGTATTACGCGAATGTTTGTACATGGGGGCAGATGAGGCGATTTTAATCAGCGATCGAAAATTTGCCGGTGCCGACACTCTGGCCACCTCTTATGTGCTGAGCGCGGCTTTGCAGAAAATAGGCGATTACGATCTGGTCTTTGCCGGGCGCCAGGCCATTGATGGCGACACAGCCCAGGTTGGTCCGCAAACCGCTGAAAAGTTAGGAATCCCTCAAATTACCTACACCGAAGAAATTGTTAATCTGAGTAAAAAGCAGATTACCGTAAAAAGAAAAATAGACGGCGGACAGGAAGTGGTTGAGGGAAAACTGCCTTTGCTTTTGACCGTGGTTAAAGATGCCGCCATTCCACGGCCGTTCAAAGCGCGCCGTGTGATGGCTTACAAAAACGCCCGCACCTTAATGGAACTGGAAAAACTGGTGGAAGGCAATTCCCTCCTTTCTATCGACACCCTGCAAGATGAGTATCAGTCCAAAGGGCTGTTTATTAAAACCTGGACCATGGATGATCTGAATGTGGAACCTGAACGCTGTGGTTTGCATGGATCGCCCACCAAAGTTCACAAGGTGGAGTCGGTGGTTCTGGCCAGTAACGAACACATAAAAATCGAACCGACCAAAGAAGGCATCGGCCTTTTAATTGATAAATTATTGGAAGATCATGTTCTGGGTTAA
- a CDS encoding electron transfer flavoprotein subunit alpha/FixB family protein: protein MANDKPQVWVFVEQRSGTPADVSFELLSKGYKLANQLKGSLKAVVIGHNMKDVAKRTFKYGADEALVVDHPSLKEYNTLPYSRILSQLIDERQPRIVLFGATFIGRDLAPRVASHTKSGLTADCTDLQISDVTYLRKDYKDLLLQIRPAFGGNIIATIITPDTRVQMATVREGVMEMHELEKAVNGKITEIPYTPDPSDELVKIIEHHREESKVNLKAAPIIVAGGYGMGSKENFQLLYELADLLGGEVAGSRAAVDAGFIEHERQVGQTGVTVRPRLYIACGISGAIQHRAGMEESKKIIAINNDPEAPIFDICHYGIVGDAMEVIPQFIEVFKHKLK from the coding sequence ATGGCAAATGATAAGCCGCAAGTCTGGGTATTTGTGGAACAACGCTCAGGTACGCCAGCCGACGTAAGTTTTGAGCTGCTTTCTAAGGGCTATAAATTGGCTAACCAATTAAAAGGCTCTTTAAAAGCGGTGGTAATCGGACACAACATGAAGGATGTTGCAAAACGCACCTTTAAATACGGGGCCGACGAAGCGCTCGTCGTTGACCATCCTTCTTTAAAAGAATACAATACCTTACCTTACAGCCGGATTTTAAGCCAGCTAATTGACGAACGCCAACCACGCATCGTTTTGTTCGGCGCAACGTTTATCGGACGCGACCTTGCGCCCCGCGTGGCTTCGCACACCAAAAGCGGTTTAACCGCAGATTGTACGGATTTGCAAATTTCGGATGTGACCTATTTGCGCAAAGATTATAAAGATTTATTGTTGCAAATTCGCCCGGCTTTTGGCGGGAATATTATTGCGACCATTATCACGCCGGATACCAGAGTGCAAATGGCCACCGTGCGTGAAGGCGTAATGGAAATGCACGAACTGGAAAAAGCGGTAAACGGCAAAATTACCGAGATCCCTTACACACCCGATCCCAGCGATGAGCTGGTTAAAATTATTGAACATCATCGCGAGGAGAGCAAAGTGAATCTGAAAGCCGCGCCGATCATTGTGGCCGGCGGCTATGGAATGGGCTCTAAAGAAAACTTTCAACTGCTCTACGAGCTGGCCGATTTGTTAGGCGGCGAAGTAGCCGGTAGCCGCGCGGCCGTTGACGCCGGCTTTATTGAGCATGAACGACAGGTGGGGCAAACCGGCGTAACCGTTCGTCCACGCCTGTACATTGCCTGCGGAATTTCCGGCGCCATTCAGCATCGGGCCGGTATGGAAGAATCCAAAAAGATCATCGCCATCAACAACGACCCCGAAGCGCCAATCTTTGATATTTGCCATTATGGGATCGTAGGCGATGCAATGGAGGTTATTCCCCAATTCATCGAAGTTTTTAAACATAAACTGAAATAA
- a CDS encoding acyl-CoA dehydrogenase family protein, producing the protein MANFFTDNKDLVFQFENLDLKEIVEIAENNYKEAETYNFAPRDYEDAMDNYRKVLEIVGDIAANIVGPNAAEVDEEGAHFEDGKVTYARGTQLALDYLTKAELMGFTLPRKYGGLNIPKTIYMMAIEMISRADASLMNIFGLQDIAETIYKYGDEAQKQEFLPQFAAGTATGAMALTEPDAGSDLQAVKLQAYQDENGQWRLRGVKRFITNGNGRILLVLARSEPGTKDGRGLSMFVCYGDDTVKVRRIENKLGIHGSPTCELQFNDTPAQLVGKRRFGLIRYVMDLMNGARLAVSAQALGIAQAAYEEALSYARAREQFGRAIYYIPPVTNMLIDMRVRLESDRSLLYATSRWVDLRDKLEEKIEHLKAEGKDTSEYRARLKQVAKISELLTPLTKYFLTEDANKIAYDALQIHGGAGYMREFNVERLVRDARITNIYEGTSQLQIVAAIGGVINDVLGKYFEEKEQQSYKGNLSHLAEILKEMRELFLDALKYVTDKDDKHFQDVAARDLVEMYGYLYVGYLLLDEAEKNARKIWIAKRYISHALAHCQHNVTSIKNEEFNDLYHADEILL; encoded by the coding sequence ATGGCTAATTTTTTTACAGATAATAAAGACCTGGTTTTCCAGTTCGAAAACCTGGATTTGAAAGAAATTGTGGAAATTGCTGAAAACAATTACAAAGAAGCTGAAACATATAATTTTGCCCCGCGCGATTACGAAGATGCGATGGATAACTATCGCAAAGTGCTGGAAATTGTCGGCGATATTGCGGCCAACATTGTTGGACCGAATGCCGCCGAAGTGGATGAAGAAGGGGCGCATTTTGAAGACGGTAAAGTAACTTATGCCAGAGGAACGCAATTAGCGCTGGACTACCTTACCAAGGCAGAATTGATGGGTTTTACCCTGCCTCGTAAGTATGGCGGACTTAATATTCCTAAAACCATTTATATGATGGCCATTGAAATGATCTCCCGCGCGGATGCTTCGCTAATGAATATTTTCGGTTTACAGGATATTGCGGAAACCATTTACAAATATGGCGACGAAGCGCAAAAACAGGAGTTTTTACCGCAATTTGCAGCAGGCACGGCAACCGGCGCCATGGCCTTAACCGAACCAGACGCCGGCTCTGATTTGCAGGCGGTAAAGTTGCAGGCCTACCAGGATGAGAATGGGCAGTGGCGCTTACGGGGCGTTAAGCGTTTTATCACAAATGGTAACGGACGAATTCTCCTGGTTCTGGCCCGTTCTGAACCGGGCACAAAAGACGGCCGCGGCCTGAGCATGTTTGTCTGTTACGGCGACGATACGGTGAAGGTGCGGCGTATTGAGAATAAACTGGGCATTCACGGCTCGCCAACCTGTGAACTGCAATTTAACGACACACCTGCGCAGCTGGTAGGCAAGCGCCGTTTTGGCTTAATCCGCTATGTGATGGATTTGATGAACGGCGCACGCCTGGCGGTTTCGGCTCAGGCCCTTGGAATCGCTCAAGCCGCTTATGAAGAAGCGCTGAGTTATGCGCGCGCCCGCGAGCAATTTGGCCGGGCGATCTATTATATTCCGCCGGTAACCAATATGCTCATCGATATGCGTGTTCGCCTGGAAAGCGACCGCTCGTTGCTTTACGCCACCTCACGCTGGGTCGATTTACGCGATAAACTGGAAGAGAAAATTGAACATCTGAAAGCAGAAGGTAAAGACACCTCCGAGTATCGGGCCAGGCTTAAACAGGTAGCCAAAATATCCGAACTACTTACCCCGTTGACCAAATACTTTTTGACGGAAGACGCTAACAAAATTGCTTACGATGCCTTGCAAATCCATGGCGGAGCGGGCTACATGCGCGAATTTAACGTCGAACGCCTGGTGCGCGACGCCAGAATTACCAATATTTATGAAGGAACTTCACAGCTTCAGATCGTTGCTGCTATTGGTGGCGTAATTAACGATGTGCTTGGTAAATATTTTGAGGAAAAAGAACAACAGAGTTACAAAGGAAACCTTTCTCATCTGGCTGAAATTTTAAAAGAGATGCGCGAACTCTTCCTGGATGCGCTTAAATATGTAACGGATAAAGATGATAAACATTTTCAGGATGTGGCCGCGCGTGACCTGGTAGAAATGTATGGCTATCTTTACGTGGGCTATCTCTTGTTAGACGAAGCAGAAAAAAATGCGCGTAAAATATGGATTGCCAAGCGCTACATCTCACATGCCCTGGCGCATTGCCAGCACAATGTAACTTCGATTAAAAACGAAGAGTTCAACGACCTTTATCATGCCGATGAAATTTTATTGTAA
- a CDS encoding transposase produces the protein MSNSRRKFSAEQKVRILRENLENQIPVSTICERYQIHPNVFYRWKKQLFEGALASFSDKKKKSSDAKIHLLEKKLRERDKVISEIVSENIELKKNLNGEI, from the coding sequence ATGTCCAATTCCAGACGCAAGTTTTCAGCCGAGCAAAAGGTTCGCATTTTACGGGAAAATCTGGAAAATCAAATTCCAGTCTCTACCATTTGCGAGCGCTATCAAATCCATCCTAATGTTTTCTATCGCTGGAAAAAGCAGCTTTTTGAAGGCGCTTTGGCCAGCTTTTCTGATAAGAAGAAAAAGAGTAGCGACGCTAAGATTCATCTTTTAGAGAAAAAGTTGCGCGAGCGAGATAAAGTCATTTCCGAAATTGTCAGTGAAAATATTGAGTTAAAAAAAAACTTAAATGGCGAAATTTAA
- a CDS encoding IS3 family transposase: MRTNLKKRELIKWLRIPRSRYYDWKKRQGIPNHYNGQIPKSHWILPEEERLIVNYCSGRLIDGYRRETYKMIDENVVAVSPSTVYRVLKKHGLLNRWNPKKEPSRKGFIQPLRVHDHWHVDISYLNVLGTFLFLITVLDGASRYVVHHELRSSMTGYDVELTIEKALEKFPEARPRIISDNGSQFTGKEFKEYMKQKGLNHVRTSVAHPQSNGKLERFHGTIKQESIRKKSYVSIEDAREQINDYITYYNTKRLHSAIYYLTPEDVLLGRTEERLKKRQQKLDAARAYRLKLNQERNVA, from the coding sequence ATGCGTACGAACTTGAAGAAAAGAGAACTCATCAAGTGGCTTCGGATTCCCAGGAGTCGCTATTATGATTGGAAAAAACGTCAAGGAATCCCAAACCATTATAATGGACAGATTCCCAAGAGTCACTGGATTCTGCCGGAGGAAGAGCGTTTGATCGTTAACTATTGTAGCGGTCGTTTAATAGACGGTTATCGTCGAGAGACCTACAAAATGATAGATGAGAATGTGGTAGCGGTCAGTCCTTCCACGGTATACCGCGTATTGAAAAAACATGGCCTTCTAAATCGCTGGAATCCCAAAAAAGAGCCCTCTCGTAAAGGATTTATTCAGCCTTTACGAGTTCATGATCATTGGCATGTGGATATTAGTTACCTAAACGTATTAGGCACGTTTCTTTTTCTGATCACGGTATTGGATGGTGCCAGCCGCTATGTTGTACATCATGAATTACGCAGCAGCATGACCGGCTATGACGTAGAGCTGACCATAGAGAAGGCTCTGGAAAAATTTCCAGAAGCACGTCCACGTATTATAAGCGATAACGGCAGTCAATTTACTGGCAAAGAATTTAAGGAATATATGAAACAAAAAGGTTTAAACCATGTGCGTACCTCTGTTGCGCATCCGCAAAGTAATGGTAAATTAGAACGCTTCCATGGAACCATAAAACAAGAATCGATTCGTAAAAAGAGCTATGTTTCCATAGAAGACGCCCGAGAGCAGATCAATGATTACATTACCTATTATAATACGAAGAGATTGCACAGCGCTATTTATTATTTAACTCCGGAGGATGTTCTTCTTGGTAGAACGGAAGAGCGTTTAAAAAAAAGGCAACAAAAATTAGACGCAGCCAGAGCATATCGTTTAAAATTAAATCAGGAGCGAAATGTCGCATGA
- the rpsT gene encoding 30S ribosomal protein S20, giving the protein MAHHKSAIKRIRTEQKARSRNRYYKRRVKEAIKSVLSSQNKEEALENFKRTVSLLDKLVNKRIFHRNKAANRKAKLARYINSLEQ; this is encoded by the coding sequence ATGGCTCATCATAAGTCAGCAATCAAGAGAATTCGCACAGAACAAAAGGCGAGGAGTCGTAATCGTTACTATAAACGTCGGGTTAAAGAGGCCATTAAAAGCGTTTTAAGCAGCCAGAACAAAGAAGAAGCATTGGAAAACTTTAAACGTACTGTATCTCTTTTAGACAAGCTGGTTAATAAAAGAATTTTTCACCGCAATAAGGCTGCCAATCGTAAAGCTAAATTAGCGCGCTACATCAATTCTCTGGAACAATAA
- the tuf gene encoding elongation factor Tu codes for MAKEKFERKKPHVNVGTIGHVDHGKTTLTAAITQALAKKGQAEFRSFDSIDNAPEERERGITIQTAHVEYETEKRHYAHVDCPGHADYVKNMITGAAQMDGAILVVSAADGPMPQTREHVLLARQVNVPAIVVFLNKIDQVDDPELIELVELELRELLSQYDFPGDEVPIIKGSALQALNNPDDPEAQKCILELMDAVDNYIPTPQRDIDKPFLMPIEDVFSITGRGTVGTGRIERGKVHVGDEVEIIGLGMHKKTVCTGVEMFRKILDEGQAGDNVGLLLRGIDKDELERGMVVAAPGSITPHTKFKAEVYVLKKEEGGRHTPFFNGYRPQFYFRTTDVTGSVQLPEGVEMVMPGDNITMTVELQKEIALEKELRFAIREGGRTVGAGVVTEIIE; via the coding sequence ATGGCAAAAGAGAAATTCGAGCGCAAGAAACCGCACGTCAATGTAGGTACGATTGGTCATGTGGATCATGGAAAGACTACATTAACGGCAGCGATTACCCAGGCGCTGGCTAAAAAAGGTCAGGCCGAGTTCCGTAGTTTTGATAGTATTGACAATGCTCCCGAAGAACGCGAGCGCGGTATTACCATTCAGACGGCTCATGTGGAATACGAAACGGAGAAGAGACATTACGCGCACGTTGACTGCCCGGGTCATGCCGACTATGTAAAGAACATGATCACCGGTGCCGCTCAGATGGACGGCGCCATATTGGTTGTTAGCGCTGCAGACGGCCCCATGCCGCAGACACGCGAGCACGTTTTGTTGGCCCGTCAGGTGAATGTGCCGGCAATCGTTGTATTTTTGAATAAAATCGATCAGGTTGACGATCCTGAATTGATCGAACTGGTTGAACTGGAATTGCGTGAATTGTTGTCGCAGTATGACTTTCCGGGCGATGAAGTGCCCATCATTAAAGGCAGCGCCTTACAGGCGTTGAATAATCCGGATGATCCTGAAGCTCAGAAATGCATTTTAGAGCTGATGGATGCGGTAGATAATTACATTCCGACGCCGCAACGCGACATTGACAAACCATTCCTGATGCCGATCGAAGACGTATTTTCGATTACCGGTCGTGGAACGGTAGGTACGGGTCGTATTGAGCGTGGCAAAGTACACGTAGGCGACGAAGTAGAGATCATCGGTCTGGGCATGCACAAAAAGACGGTATGTACGGGCGTTGAGATGTTCCGCAAGATTCTGGACGAGGGTCAGGCTGGTGATAATGTAGGATTGTTGCTGCGCGGTATTGACAAGGATGAGTTAGAGCGCGGAATGGTTGTGGCTGCTCCTGGATCGATTACTCCGCACACCAAGTTCAAGGCAGAAGTTTACGTATTGAAGAAAGAAGAAGGTGGTCGTCATACGCCGTTTTTCAATGGCTACCGTCCGCAGTTTTACTTCAGAACCACGGACGTAACGGGCTCTGTCCAGTTGCCGGAAGGCGTAGAGATGGTTATGCCTGGCGATAACATTACCATGACGGTAGAATTGCAAAAAGAGATCGCTCTTGAAAAAGAATTGCGTTTTGCGATTCGCGAGGGTGGTCGTACGGTAGGCGCAGGTGTTGTTACGGAAATAATTGAATAG
- the rpmG gene encoding 50S ribosomal protein L33, producing MRDIITLECTQCKSRNYTTTKNKRKHTGRVEYKKYCPRCNARTMHKETR from the coding sequence GTGAGAGATATTATTACGCTCGAATGTACGCAATGTAAAAGTCGTAATTACACGACGACAAAAAATAAACGCAAGCACACCGGACGCGTAGAATATAAAAAATACTGTCCGCGTTGTAATGCGCGTACCATGCATAAAGAAACAAGATAA
- the secE gene encoding preprotein translocase subunit SecE, producing the protein MFKKIKKFLDEVKVEMSKVSWPSHQELVNSTLIVVVVSLLFTAYIFLADLLISQIVKIFY; encoded by the coding sequence ATGTTTAAAAAGATAAAAAAATTTTTAGACGAAGTTAAGGTGGAGATGAGTAAAGTCAGCTGGCCAAGTCATCAGGAATTAGTCAATTCCACCTTAATCGTAGTTGTTGTTAGCTTATTGTTTACGGCTTACATTTTTTTAGCTGATTTGCTTATCTCCCAGATAGTTAAAATCTTTTATTGA